Genomic DNA from Equus caballus isolate H_3958 breed thoroughbred chromosome 10, TB-T2T, whole genome shotgun sequence:
CGTTGcatctctctttctccattttgggTTCTTTGTTCTCCTAATTGAATCACATCACTTAGTATTCCTTTCACTGAGTGGGACAATAGCAAAATATCTAAGCACTTGAAGATCTGGAAATGCCTTCTTTCACTCTTGTTCTCTTTTACAAGTTAGTtggaaacattttcttatttcaaataaaGTGTAGGATTCAACTACCAGGAGAAGAAAATGCATCTGACGGACAAGGACCCATCCCCCCCAAACTCTTCTTATATCTCAGGAAAACATGGCCCCACGTGGTGGGTTTAACCTGTGAGATTCAGGTCAGAATCTCCTCTTGTTTAGGGACTTGCCCCGCTGACCCTTTCTCCTTTgtcccttaaaaataatttggctCCATACATATACAATTCTTCACAGACTCCTAATTCCTGGAAAGTATTTCTCCCATCTCTTCTGGCGTCTCTTTTTCTCCGGGGAGGTCTGGTCCCAAGAGCTTGTCCTTCTATTGAtggttatttgcattttctctagGAAGTAATTTTAGGACTTTTCGTAGGGTCCCAGGCaagttctcttcaatttttttgaggtgaaattcacataaaataaaattgaccatttaaaagtgtacaattcagtgtaagatatatgtttttaatttaccCTTCAATTTCTCCATTTACCATGAAGGGTCAGAACACAGATGTCATTTTTAATTGTATGCCTCATGGCACAGactctttccttgtttctgtAAAAAGTTAACTCCTCATCTCATGAGCTCTTGATAGATgccattctcccttctttcctctgacGCTTACAATAGATACGACATTGGCCCTCCTCATTCTATTGCTCAGGAATCTTAAATTCATTTTGTGGTCTGTCTGCACTGCATTCCagaaaatttcctcatttttgtgTTCTGCTTTCATAATGGGTCTTCAGTTGTCTTGTCCTTGAGGGATGAaattttttattgtcttcattctACTGAATGTTTCATCTCTAAAATTTCTAACTCATTAAAATAGTAGCCTATTCTATAAAAGTATTCCATACCTTTGCATCAAAAAAtccatttctgtctttatttttcgTATATTTAAACACACTTGAAATTACTCTCATATTTTCCTATTGACTCTATTCCTTGCAGGCTGTAATCACCATTAATCAGTAGCTCGTTGACCATAGCATGTTCATCATGATTGGGATGATCCTAGACTCTCCATTCTTGTTGGAAGTCTCTGCTCCCACACACCTGATTTTCCAGAGAAGGTTTTCTCAGAGCTGACCTGGGGGTCAAGCTGACAAGGGGGGACTGTTCCAGCTGTTCCAGCCCCGAGGTGTTCACTCTGTCAAACTTAGCCCCTACTAAGGGTTTTGCCGTGAGGGATGGTCCAATGGGCACCTCACACTCACATGTGGGACACACACCATGGCTGACAACGCTGGATTCCATCTGTTTCAGCCCACACAGAGGAAGTTGGTTGGTGCTGACCATGGGCTTGGGGCAGTGGGGAGATATTCCAGCTCCTGCCCAGAAACAGAGGGGAGGGGAACCACAGCTTCCAACCTTCACCTGGAGCCCTGATCCCTCCCTTCCTGTGAGGACCTGGAGGTCCTCTCTCCCTAGGACCCCTTGATGGCCCCAGTCACCGGGGGCCACTCaccttttttctctattctttcctgTGATTCCCTCTCCATCTTAGGAATGCTgtttatatttttggaaaatgtatGTGGCTacatatttcagaaatattttaagttacATTTATCAGTTTTAGGAGCAGACAGGAGCTCTGGGGTGGGCACGGCAATAATCCACTTGACTATGGAGTCTTACCCCACGATTCCTTCATGGCCCAACTCACTCTTGTCTTAACCCGACCTGGGAGTTGTTTTAACTCTCCCATGAACCCAGTAACATTGGCTCCACAACCAATTTGCTGAGGGGGTTTCATGAGAACATACTGTCAATGatgaaaccaaggctcagagattGGAAATTAATGTCAAGTTCACATGGCCAGTGCATGTTgcatgaatatttaaataaaaatcaccttTGTCCCCCAAATCATAGTGCTAACCCACTCATTGACCCCTGAAGATAAGGATAGGACCCCAGGATGAGGAGGAGATTTTGCCCAAGGGAACAAGGGGATTGAGGGGGCAAGAATGACTCAGAGGTTTGTTTCCAGCAAGATGGGTGTGGACGTTTttggaagaaacaaaggaagtccATGAATTAAGCTGTGATAGAAAGAATGCCCACACTCTGGGGCCAGGAAAGGAGTGATGTTTCCTCCCCTTATTTccctgtatttttcctttgtgctcATTTTCCCAATGGCCTCGACCTGAACTGTACAGTTAGATGTTGAGCGTGTGTCTCTGCTGATCTGAGCTCTGCAGGCACCAGGAAACTGCGTGTTCCCTAGAGCATCTCCAGGGCCTGGATGACCACTGTCTATGGTGAGGACCCCACAGGGATGTGCTTATGGATGAGCTGAGGATGAAGGAGACCCCATGGGGGAGGATCTAACAAGGAATGGCGTGCCCTAGGTCACCCTTACCTGGAAGGGGCATCTCAGGAATACACTGGAACTATTTGCTGCAAAGTCAGGTCCATTCGTGAGATGAATGCAGATCAGGCAGAAAATGGGGGTCAGGGGAGAcactatttctatttaaaatgtctCCAGAGAGCCTGGTACAAACTCAGCCCCAGTGTTTGGGAGGGGTATTTCCTCTTCTCCTAGGGCTGCTGACATGACAACCTCGTGACTGTCTTTTCTTCCGGGTACCCAGGTCTCCTCCACCAGCACAGCCAGAGGAACCGGCAGAAGACATCATGTCCCCCAAGCTCACATTCCTGCTCTGCCTTGGTGAGATTTCAGGAGGGCGAGAACAAGCCCTAGTCTGGGAGGGACCCCACCTCACAGTCAGGCCCTGATCTGTCAGGAGACCCCAGGAATCAGGAGACTTATGGGGAGAAGAGGTTTCGCTCAGGATTCAGGGGTAAATCTCTAACAGGAAACTCTCTTCCAGGGCTGAGTGTGGGACTGAGGACCTCAGAGCAGACAGGTGAGTCTGTTTCCGGGTGTCCCAGATCCCAGCTCCTCACTGGCGACAAGGGACAACTTCCGGATACTGGGGAGGGAGAATAGCGGTTTGGGGCTGAGAGTTCTGGGATGGCTAGAAGAGTCTTGTGAGAGCCAGCGAACTGATGGTGGGGAATGTGTAGTGACCCAGCTTCTGATTTCCCTCCAGGGACGCTCCCTAAACCCACCATCTGGGCTGAGCCAGGCTCTCTGATCTCTTGGGGGAAGCCTGTGGCCATTTGGTGTCAGGGGACCCTGGAGGCCAAGGAGTATCTAGTATATGGAGAGGGAAGCTCAGAGCCCTGGGACAGACAACAACCACTGAAGCCCAAGGCCAAGGTCAGGTTCTCCATCCCACACATGGAGGAACAACATGCAGGGAGACATCGCTGTTACTATCTCAGCCATACTGGCTGGTCAGAGCACAGCGACCCCCTGGAGCTGGTGGTGACAGGTGAGAGCACACTCTGGGTCCCAGCCTCAGCTCAGGAAGGGGGTCTGCTCTCAGGGGTTTGTTCCCTCTCACAACCCAGCCGTGGGGGATATGAGGGAGCTGTGAGCCCCATTTAAcacactgcctcctcctctcctaggATTCTACAGAAAACCCTCCCTCTCAGCCCTGCCGAGCCCTGTGGTGACCTCAGGAGGGAACGTCACCCTCCGTTGTGGCTCATGGCTGAGATTTGACAGGTTCATTCTGATTGAGGAAGGAGAACACAAGCCCTTCTGGACCCTGGACTCACAGCGACCCCTCAGGGAGCAGTTCCAGGCCCTGTTCCCTGTAGGCCGTGTCACCCCCAGTCGCAGGTGGACGTTCAGATGCTATGGCTGTTACAGGTTCACTCCCCAGGTGTGCTCAGAACCCAGTGACCCCATGGAGCTACTGGTTCCAGGTAAGGACATCCTCCCCTTGCCCCATCCATATTTTAAGGCAACAGACAGGGGTCTATACTGCCAGGAGAGCCTCAGATGAGAGGGTGGGTGAGGACAGCAAGGGGTGTCACCTGGAGCAGAGACACAGAAGGTGAGAGACAGTGAGACCTGGGATCCAGAATGGAAAAGGGGATTTATGGGAGGAATCATCCCTTACAATCTACATGAGGTCCTTCTCTCAGGTGTGTCTGGGAAGCCCTCCCTCCTGAGCCAGCAGGGCCCTATCGTGACCTCTGGACAGAAGTTAACACTCCAGTGTCTCTCTGATGTCTGCTATGACAGATTCGCTCTGTCCAAGGAGGGGGGACATGAcctccctcagcccctcagcCAACAGCTCCAGACCGGATGCTCTCAGGGTGATTTCCCCCTGGGTCATGTGATCTGGTCCCATGGGGGCCGGTACAGATGCTACGGTCGACACAAGCTCTCCTCCAACTGGTCAGCCCCCAGCGACCCCCTGGACATCCTGGTGGCAGGTGAGGAGCCAGTGGCTTCAGTCAGGGACCCAGACTCTGCACAGACCCTGCCAGGGGAACCCCACATGGTGATGCTGGAAAGAGGGATGCGGGgttcccagggagggagggagacagagagatgggATGGGCAGGGAgagactaagagaaaaaaaagacagatggaGATGAGTTTCCTCAGAGAGACGCCTGGGGACTCTCAGTCCAGAATAGGATACAGCCCCTCACTCGCCTTTCATCTCTCTAGGACTACTCGATGACACACCTGCCCTCTTGGTGCTACCAGGCCCCACAGTGGCCTCAGGAGAGAATGTGACCCTGCTGTGTCAGACACAGAGCCGGAGGGACAGTTTCCTTCTGTCCAAGGAGGGGGCAACGGATCCCCCCCTGCGTCTTAGATCAAAGTACCAAGCTCAGCAGTACCAGGCGCAGTTCTCCATGAGTCCTGCAACCTCAGCACATGCGGGGATGTACAGGTGTTACAGCTCATGCAACACCTCCCCCTATGAGTTGTCACAGCCCAGTGTCCCCCTGGAACTCATGGTCTCAGGTGAGAGGCGCCGAAACCATTCTTTCTCAGTCACTCAGCTCAGGGCCTTGTCCCCGAGAGAACTCTGGGGTGGGATGGGAATGAGGGGGCCCCAAGGGAGGGTCACCCAGAGAGGGATCTGTCCCTCAAGGTATAGGAGGAAAACCGGGCCCTCCCATGCCAGCCCCTTCCCACGACACCATCACCAGAATCCTCCAtgtgggtggagggagagacTTGGGGACCACAGGGCAGAGGAAGGATAATTGTGTGAGCAGAGATGGGGTCTCTGGGGGAAGCTCCAGCCCCTCATCTCCTCTCGTCCGTTCTCTCAGGACACTCTGGGgatcccacctccccacccacagAACACAACTTAATGGCTGGTGAGTCACAGGGGCCTCTGTCCAGAGAGCTCACAGTTTCTCCAGGCCTGTCTCTCGAGACTCAGCTGACCTGACTCCTAGTTCCTCTCTCAGCACAGCTTGTCTCCATGGGGCTGGGAGTCGGACAGAGATGGGGGTCCACAGGGCTCCAGGGCTGTGAGGCTGGTGGATGGTGGGTGGGGTGGTCATGGCAGAGGGAGATGTTGGGTCTCAGCCTGGGAGAGGCTCAGCCTTGTGAAATGGAGAGAAGAGCCCCCCTCACCCCTATCCTGACCCCCAGGAGGCTCTGAGGACCGACTCTCCACAACGGAGTCAGGCCTGTGGAAGGGTAAGAGATGGACTCTGCGGGGAGGTGGTGGGTGGGCCCATGGGGGCGAGGGCTGAGTTAAGACATCAGGAGACTCTGGCTTAGACATACCtcccctgtctgggcctcagtttctccaagtGTAAAGGAGAGAATTGTGACCCAGAGCTTAGACTCCCTGTCAGTTCTGACTATGGGTCTGATCACCTGGGAGAGGAAGCCTCACAGGGAAGCCCCCCAGCATGTGATTTTATGGGGGCCTGTCCCTTCTGCAGCAGTGATGGCgacattttacagaggagggaggggctggacaAGGGTCCATGGTGTTCAGGTCCTTTCCCTTCAGCTCAGGGTGCTCAGCTGGAGTGGAAAGAGCAAGGGAGGAAGTCAGCTCCACCGGGTCAGTATCCAGTTTGGCAGCTCCCTCCCTGGGGCCCTGAGCAgctcatttctcttctttgagGCTCACTTCCTACTGTTTAAAGCTCCCATCCTGCTCACAGGCCTGCGGTGACATTAGGTTAAGTGAGGGGCCCAGGAATTACAGAGCTCAGGAAGGGTAGAGCTCCCATCCCAGCCCAGACCTTCCCACGGGGCTTCACGGCCCTGCACAGTGGGGGACAGATCCCTGGAGAGATGCAAGGTCCACCTCATGCAGCCCACCCTCCCCCAGATCCTTGGTGTGTGGGGGACGGGGAGTTGATAAGGAAGAATGTTCAGCTGCATATGATACACTGGGACAGGCCCTGTCTACCGATGAGGAGCCCGGGAACAAGAAGCTGGTGGTCACCTGGGGGCAGCATGATGAGAACACAGGGAACTCACAGCTTTGGGTTCGAGTTTCAGCTTTCCCACTTCAGGCTGGGTGACTTGGGCAGATGatttgcctctctgtgcctcagtttccttctctgggaAATGGGCAGGTGGGGATGGAAATCATATGTTGTGAGATTGTTGTGAGTGGGAGGAGATGAATGCAGAGACCACAGCACATGTCTGacacatattaggtgctcaagtAAATGGCAGCAGTGGCTCAATCATGACATCACATGTGCCCAAGGTCTCAAACCGTACCAGAACGTTCTGATCGGGATCTCTGTGGCCTTCATCCTgctgctcttcctcttccttctcctcctcatccgACATCGACGACAGGGCAAATGCAGGACATCAGGTAAGTAGGGAACAAGGAGACCCAGGTCACAGGAGGAGGTGGGCTTAGGGCACCAGCCAGTGGGAAACCAAATAGATGGGAAGTCCAGCGTAGAAAGACTTTTCCAGAATCTCAAATCAGAAatccaaaacaaaacacttcattTCAGCACAGGTATACACATTAAggtcttttcatcttttcaatCTCACGAAATATTGAAATATACACACAAGTCTCTGttaagttttccttcttttctcccaaaTCACATGTGGAGGGTGGGTGGTCATAACCTCCCAGGGCTGAGACTCTGTCTGTCTTGACTCTGCCCAGAGACAGGCTGGTCTCCAAATTCTTGTGGGGGCTGCAAACCCAGAGCCCAAGGACAGAGGCCTGTTCATCAGGTCATTATCACCCCGAAGACCCCAGACTCacaccccaccctcagccccatcTCTGTCTTTAACACTCCCgtctcctcccccagctccagcccagctgCTGACACCCAGGAAGAGACCCTCTGcgagaggaagaggagagtctgccctgggggtgggcacagagatTTCAGTGGGCCATGAGGGGATAGGCTAGGAGGATCTCAGGATTTGGGGTGAGAAGGACTGAAATCCCCTGAGCGATCTCGGCCATCTCCTCACCCGTGGACTTCAGTGGCCCATCTGGGAGCAGAGGGGGCTGCAGCCCTGAGAGACCTCAGGGAATCCTGACAAGAGACACACTCCCTGTTCTGCCCCAGCAGATGCTGCCGTGAAGAGCACACAGCCTGAGGAGGGGGTGGAGCTGCACCCTCAGGTGAGACCCCTGCCCTGTCCAGGCCACCAGGGACCTTCCTGTTGTCAAACTTCATCCAATGGACACTTGGCTGTCCCCGTATCACCCAGCTCTCAGCAGCGTCCCACACTGACCTCTCCTCTCGGGCACCTGGGGCATCCTGCTGTGACTTCACTTTTGGTTTCTGTGACTACATGGTCCCCTTTCCTGattcctcttcctctgtctgatcTTCTGGTTGTTGGACTCATCCCCAGGTCTCAAGAGGATATATGAATTAGTGAATGACCCACAAGTTCCCTAGGctccccttcattcattcacccaacagTGTACACAAGGAGCTCACTGTTTAACCGGCTCCATTCTTGTGCTGCAGGTACAGCAGTGAGAAAAACTTTCTCCACACTCCTTAGCTCACCTTGTGGGTGAGAGACAACATGCAAATATGCAGGTAGCATCCTGGAGTGCAATGTGCtgttaaggaaaataaagtaagaaaagggGATAGAGTGCATGGTAggggaagaggaaacagcaagtgcaacgATCCTGAGGTAGCAACATGCTTTTTCAGGAAAATGGGCTGTGTGGCACCAGCCAAGTGAGTGGGAGATAGCATGTTGGGATAAGAATCTGAACTCAGAAAGCATTCAGATGTCCAAGGTTAGGAAGTCCCTGAAGATTCCATTAAGGAAGTGACTTCACTGTGTTACAGTGTGGACAATTTACTGGAGGAGGTCAGCACTGGGATCCAGGAGACACTGtttctgtccctctgtctccttCTATCAGGGCCCTCaggaaatgaagaacacccaAGTGAGCCACTCCAGATCAAGACTCAGACAGGGGGTAGCCACCTCTCCTTCCCCCGTGTCAGAGGAATCACCAGAAGTAAAAGACAggcagatggacagacagatgggtCCCATCCTCTCCTGGATCccaggctgcccccaccccaaccacATAACTATACCCCGACTCTGCCTTGCTCCAGGCTGCTGCGTCTGATGTCCCCCAGGACGTGATCTATGCCCAGCTGAACCACTTGACCCTCGGACGGGAGACAACACCCTCTTCCTCCCAGTCAGAGGAGCCCCCAGCAGAGCCCAGCATGTACGCTGCCCTGGCCATCCACTAGCCCAAGAAGGACCCGGACCCCACCCTCCATGGAGGGAGACTGCAGGGACCCCAGAAGACACAGGAGCTGCCTGCAGTGAACACCTCCTAATGACCCCCATCCTACCTGGACTCCTAACGTGGACACCAGGAGCTTCTGAGACTCCTTGAGAGTGACCTGATTCTGCTGTCTGAAAGCTGATATTCCCACATTTTGGAAATGAAGCAAGAGACATTTCTGTAATCCATGAGTGAAATGAGAAATCCCAAACCAAAGtgagagaatgttttaaaaaatattataatgtaAATATTACATATCAAACCTATGAagttggaaaattaaaaatgatggatgcttatattagaaaagaaaagcctAAAAATCATTGATCTAAGGTATTATATCAAAATTTAGAGAAAGAACTCCAGATGAATCTAAATGAatgtagaaggagagaaatgataagATGACTAGCTACTAACGaggacaaacaaaaaacagaaaaaacaataaagCCAAAAAAGTTCCATCTTGAAAACATTAGCCAAACTTATAAGATCTAGtcaaaataaccaagaaaaaaaaggagaaggcaCACATTTCTAATCTGAGGAATGAAATTTCAGACAGCACTACAAATCcaatagacttttaaaaaggtAGTACCAGAACATTAAAAGCAATTCGATGCCAGTATATTGGAAAATGTAGATAAAATGGACATCTTCAAAGGTAAAATTTACTAAAtggacaaaagaataaataaaacataggtACAACTTATATATGCATTAAATTCATTGACACTGTAATTGAAAATTATCCCACAATTGAgctatatggaatctaaaaaggtCAGAGAGAAATAGAgcatagaatggtggttaccaggggttgggggttaggggaaatggagagatattggtcaaagggcacaaactacCAATTGTAAGATTAATGAGTCCTGGGGATCGTATGCACAGCATGGTGGTTATAGCTAATCAGACTGTGTCATATTTTTTAAGGTTGTTAAGACAGTAGATCTTCAATGTTCTCACTAACAAAAAAGATCTGGCTGCAAAGTGAGCAGGTGCAGGTGCTACCTAGTGctgtggtggtaatcattttCACTGTATTAGTGTAGCAGTTCAGAAGGCTTCATCTGTGCTTTCTTCCAAACATTTATCCAGCTATGACAAACACGCACACACCCCCAAAACCTACACTAAATTTTcctaagaatataaaaagaaccgggattcgccggtttgggtcccgggtgtggacatggcaccacttggcaaaagccgtgctgtggtaggcgtcccacatataaagtagaggaagacgggcatggacattagctcagggccagtcttcctcagcaaaaagaggaggactggcatgagttagctcagggctactcttcctcaaaaacaaaaaaaagttattaCATTATGACCGCACTGAGGTTTTATGAGGGGAGGGGGTTTTGGAAAGATAGAGTAGCTTAAAATTCAAAAACTCCTTCAGTATAATGCAACACATTAGCagaataagtttttttaaaaaagggatcATTTGACAGATGCAGGCAAGCTTCTGATAAAACAGACCAGCAAGTcgcaatcaaaataaaaagtcatcaGAAATAAGAGAGTTTCCTACAAGTTACAAAGACCTTTTTAAAACTCAGCGCTAGACATCACTTTTAATGGTGAGGACTCGAACTTGTGGAAAAATATACtaacaatattaaaaacaatttcatgCCAGTCTTTCCCCCTGTGAATGGGAATCATCCAAGTGTTCCCTATGAGCACATCTATTCAGATGGCGCTGGAGGAACCAaccaattaaataaaacaaatcaaagtGATAACCACTGAAATGGGTAAGAATAATATTATACTGCTCAGAGAATACACAGTTGTGTGCATAGAAAATCCAATCAAAAATAGTATAAAGATGTATTACtcaaagttaaaagaaattttcCTATATCACTGGATTCAAGACCAATGTATAGAAGTCAATAGCATTTCAGATTTCCAGTTCTGGAGCAAGATGAAGTAGATGCATGTCTTCCTATTCCTTGCCTTCATATCAGTGAGCCTGATTTGatacttctgacctccagaatggtaaggtaataaatctttgttgttttaaaccattcagaatgtggtaatttgtcacagcagcaatgAGAAAAGAACATAGCCACTTAAATTTTCTTTAGGTTAGTGTTTGTATAGTACATTTATAATCTTTCTGCTTTGTTAACCTGccaaaatatacacaacataaaatttacaattttgatGATtattaaagtgtacagttcagtagcattaaaCAATTTCCCATGTTGCGCAGaaatcaccactatccatttccagagcATTTCCATTATCCCAAACTGGggttctgtacccattaaactaGAACTCCCTATGTCCCCTGACCACCAGCCCCTGGTGACCTCTCTTCTACTTACTTCCTGTCTCTAGGGATTTGGTTAATCAAGGCAATTCATAGAAGTGAAATCACACAACATGGGACCTTtgctgtctggtttatttcacatagcataatttCTCAGGGTCACCCACATTGTTTATTCTTTTACCTTTAACCTATTTACTATATTACATTAGAAGTGAACTTTTTCTGGACTGCATATGATAGTGTCTTGTTTGTAGTTGTTTTCCTTAAAACAATCttacaatctctgtcttttaatttctcCGTTTAGGTCATTTATATGTGATGTAATTACTAACAGATTGTTAAGTTtactatttctctttatttttttatgtttgtctACTCTattgtttgttcttctatttttccctttcatccCTTTTCTTcgctttaaaaaacatttttagtatttcattttagtttctcctttagtgttttaaatatatttcattgaaTGCTGTCTACATGGCTGTGCTAGATATTACCATATACAaacctaactttattttttttaatttttatttttttcggatggtATCAtaattcaaattctgtatacattacatcatgttcaccacccgaacactaattatagtgcatcctctcacatgtgaccctaatcaccccttttgccctcccccttccccccttccccaagggtaaccaccagtccaatctccaatgctatgtggggtttttttgtcgtttttatcttctacttatgagtgagatcgtatggtatttgactttctccctctgacttatttcactcagcataataccctcaaggtccatccatgttgccacaaatggccagatttcatcatttcttatggctgagtagtagtccatagtgtataaataccatatcttctttatccattagtcccttggtgggcacctaggttgcttccaagtcttggctattgtgtataacgcCGCAATGaccataggggtgcaagtatctttatgcctttgtgttttcaacttctttggataaatacccagcagtggaatagatggatcatctggtagatctatccttaattttctgaggatactccaaactgctttccatagtggctgcaccagtttgcactgccaccagcagtgagcaagggttcccttctctccacaccctctccaacatttgttgtttcctgtcttgttaattatagccattctgaccggagtgaggtgatacctcgttgtagtttagatttgcatttccctgatagctaatgatgttgataCTTAAGCATATACCTGTAGAAAATGTGTACATATGCAGCAGGATCCTTTCACAAGGACATTGACAGGAGAGTTTTCCCTATTAAccaaaatcattttgaaattacATGCACCAAAAACgagaagagaaaatttggtgTTCTATctagaaaatcaaatattaaatGCCAGTGAAAATGCACAAACTAAATATCCAAATGGTCATGTATATCCATCTTCAAACATGGTagtaaataaatgtaagaagattgtGAAAACTATTTGCTTAAGACAGTCCCATACACCTAAAGTTTAAAAGCAGGCATCACATATTATTTATGAATGTATACCTAAGATAAATcctacaaaggaaagaaaagaattctgtGAAATCCATGATAGTGGTTGCAAATAAGGCAATGTTAGATGGTTTTGTTCAAGATGGAAACCACAGACTCTTCTGGAATACCGGCAATCTTTTCTTGACTTTCATTTGATGACTCATAAGTCTACTTGTCATTACTGATAGATAGTGCTCTTCTATTCTATAAACTATCTTTATTTGCCATACAATTTAGTTAGTTGGATGACAGCCACATCCTACTAGTGCTAATTCCTAACAAAGTAGCTTTAGATCAGTTATAGCAAACACTTCACAAATTGTCATTGTGTTTTCCTCAAGCATGACTTCCAACAGCCTGATCACACTCATCTCAGTGCAAGCAGACAATGAGGGGCATTCCAGGTGAGAAGCTGGGCctctaaacaaatattttggccaaaagcagaaaatatgcaattaagaatttaaaaagaattcttttgaGTTTCTGATTCTATCATGAACCAAGATTCTCAATTGGGGTGGAGCCCACTTATGTAGACTGGGGTGATTTCAGGGATGGGATTCAACCACATCAGACACTGGTTTGGAGTCATACTCATGGGGTTGACCAAGATTGAAGCATAATCAAGATGCCTGGTCTTTTTTTGGACCCTGCTGAGGGGGAAGCAGATAAAGGTAATGGTATAGAAACAGCTCTCCTTTCCTACAGACAACATCTGTCAGAAGTTGTCATGTGCCGTGTTCTATGaatacattctgtatgattctgtATGCTTCCCTCATCTTCACTGAACAAGACAAGCTGGGCTGGGGCAGTGCTTGGGTCTTCACATGCTCCCCCTATATTTTCTGGA
This window encodes:
- the LOC100054684 gene encoding leukocyte immunoglobulin-like receptor subfamily B member 5 isoform X10, whose amino-acid sequence is MSPKLTFLLCLGLSVGLRTSEQTGFYRKPSLSALPSPVVTSGGNVTLRCGSWLRFDRFILIEEGEHKPFWTLDSQRPLREQFQALFPVGRVTPSRRWTFRCYGCYRFTPQVCSEPSDPMELLVPGVSGKPSLLSQQGPIVTSGQKLTLQCLSDVCYDRFALSKEGGHDLPQPLSQQLQTGCSQGDFPLGHVIWSHGGRYRCYGRHKLSSNWSAPSDPLDILVAGLLDDTPALLVLPGPTVASGENVTLLCQTQSRRDSFLLSKEGATDPPLRLRSKYQAQQYQAQFSMSPATSAHAGMYRCYSSCNTSPYELSQPSVPLELMVSGHSGDPTSPPTEHNLMAGGSEDRLSTTESGLWKGLKPYQNVLIGISVAFILLLFLFLLLLIRHRRQGKCRTSDAAVKSTQPEEGVELHPQAAASDVPQDVIYAQLNHLTLGRETTPSSSQSEEPPAEPSMYAALAIH